One window from the genome of Pseudanabaena yagii GIHE-NHR1 encodes:
- a CDS encoding TIR domain-containing protein yields MLIYFAAPLFSQAECSFNQSLTTKLEQIGYQVFLPQRDGVKGDQPPYKQMSKEERRLTMFQLDTTKIRQSVRHIPVRTRWSCSR; encoded by the coding sequence ATGCTCATTTACTTCGCTGCTCCCCTATTTTCACAAGCCGAATGCTCTTTTAATCAGTCATTAACTACAAAGTTAGAGCAAATTGGCTATCAAGTTTTCTTGCCTCAGCGCGATGGTGTTAAGGGAGATCAACCACCCTATAAACAAATGTCAAAAGAGGAACGTAGGCTAACTATGTTTCAGCTTGACACTACAAAAATCAGGCAATCAGTCAGACATATTCCTGTTCGTACTCGATGGTCGTGTTCCAGATGA